The genomic stretch TTCACAATGACACTGCAGCCCGCAGCCAGGGCACTCGCTGTATCTCCGCCCGCAGTAGAAAAAGCAAAAGGGAAATTGCTGGCTCCAAACACGGCCACAGGGCCCAGGGGCACATAGCTCTTTCGCACATCCGGCTGGGCAGATGCCGGATCGTGTACAGCAGTGTCGATTCTGAACTCAGCCCAGATGCCCGTTTCCAGGGCTTTACCATATTGCTGAAGCTGGAAGAGGGTTCTGGCAAATTCATTCTTCAAACGCAACTCTGGCAGATGGGTTTCTTTCATCGCCAGCGCAACCAGTTCTGCTTCCCGTGCACGCAGGGTTTCAGCTATTTGATACAGCAGGTCAGCCCTTTGTTTCCAGGATGTTTTTCGGTATGCCAGAAAAGCCTGCCAGGCGCGTTGCGCCGCCTGTTCAATTTCTGCTGAAGTAGCATCTGGGAATGACATATTCATTGGCTTTTTTTAAACCTGCCTGCCGGCAGGCCCAGGATGATGAATCAAATTCATGCATCATGCTGATCAGGAACGGATAGTGGCAGCCGTTTCATGCAACAGTTGCAGATCGTGCATCCATCCAGGTTCGGCAGCCACAGCTTTTTGTATCAGCGAAAGAATCTGTTGCCTTTCACCACCGATAAGCGGCAAACGTGGTGGTCTCACATGTTCTGCACCGATACCAGTGACCGAAGCAGCAAGCTTGATATACTGCACCAGCTTGGGGCTCAGATCCAGCTCCAGCAGAGGCAGAAACCAACGATGAACTTCCAGGGCTTTGTCGATCTGTCGGGATTGCACCAGATGGTAGAGCAGCACGGTTTCTCTGGGAAAAGCATTCACCAATCCGCCCACCCAGCCGCTGGCTCCCATCAGCATGCTTTCCATGGCTATGGTATCCACCCCACAGAGAATGCGATACCGATTGCCAAACTGGTTGATCATGCGCGTTACATTCGATACATCGCGGGTGGAATCTTTCACTGCCTGGATGTTTTCACAATCTGCCAGCTGTTCAAACATATCAGTCGTTACCATGATCCGATAATCCACCGGATTGTTGTAAATCATGATGGGCAGCTGCACGGCATGCGCCACTGCGCGAAAAAACACAACGGTTTCACGGTCATTGGCTTTGTAGCGCATAGGTGGCAACAGCATCAATCCATCCACTCCCAATTGTTCTGCCCATTGTGCTTCCTCCACGGCAGCTTTTGTGGCCCCTTCCGCAATATTTAGAATTACAGGGATCCGGCCGGCGACTTTTTCCTTCGTGAAGCGGATCAACATTTCTTTTTCTTCCCGGCTCAGGGTGCTCGACTCACCCAATGTGCCTCCCAGAATAACACCGTGAATGCCTGCTTCAAGCTGGGCAGAAAGATTTTTCCCAAACATCTGTATATCCAGCTGATCGTCGGCAGTAAATTGTGTGGTGATAGCGGGAAACACGCCTTTCCATTCAAATTTCATTGTATCCGATTTTGATATTAACCAAACTGATCACCACAAAAATAAGAAGCCCTCGGAGCCTGTCTTTTCAGAAAATTGACCATCTTTTGTACAATATTGATATTGTCTTTTTTTACTTATGCCTGATGGTTAACTTTGTATATCACAGGTCAGATTTGGTATCCGCATGAGCATCATCCCTTTCAAGATTCCCAAAACCCGCACGGAATTTTATCATTATCAGATTGACCGGCTGAATCATTTTTATGATAAACTGCATCAGCATCCCGAAATACAGATTACTTATATTGAAAAAGGTCATGGTCATCTCATTGTAGGTGATTATACGGGCTGTTTTTCACCAGGTGATGTATACATCATTGGTTCATCATTGCCTCATGTATTCAAAAGTGATGCGGTTTATTACCAGCAGAAAAAGAAACAATCAACAGGTTATTCGCTGTATATTGATATGAAGGCGTGGGAACAGGAATTCTGGAAAAGCAATGATA from Thermoflavifilum aggregans encodes the following:
- a CDS encoding dihydrodipicolinate synthase family protein, with protein sequence MKFEWKGVFPAITTQFTADDQLDIQMFGKNLSAQLEAGIHGVILGGTLGESSTLSREEKEMLIRFTKEKVAGRIPVILNIAEGATKAAVEEAQWAEQLGVDGLMLLPPMRYKANDRETVVFFRAVAHAVQLPIMIYNNPVDYRIMVTTDMFEQLADCENIQAVKDSTRDVSNVTRMINQFGNRYRILCGVDTIAMESMLMGASGWVGGLVNAFPRETVLLYHLVQSRQIDKALEVHRWFLPLLELDLSPKLVQYIKLAASVTGIGAEHVRPPRLPLIGGERQQILSLIQKAVAAEPGWMHDLQLLHETAATIRS